One segment of Aquimarina sp. BL5 DNA contains the following:
- a CDS encoding T9SS type A sorting domain-containing protein has protein sequence MKTIFTKLILNWLCIICLVCSINQLYAQEHKVSSTNRSLDFGFASLKTPELKRNQTVKALITISPDSRDNEFLTRTSEGLAIEERSFVYFLKKSQLWWLVQDYKLNAFALVSVDDGADWMYLDSQENGTNSLRMITNDQTENEYMDDNYFFEFVMPYVTQEDKHYLIQSIATTDQYWKSNDITLASQNLDLNDSAPYTFTFRTFRSFEDKYISVPTYDSAFHSIETLESGAAGSEYTKISANEAIAPIDDNTAIVGSGNITILKRGGSEDMFQVIFENDAIAKIGLLDYNVSKYTKEALQTPGSRKLFSGIEMNEDGEIYLFNKGIEKYTEFVADTPIVFGYDNGTLVARQDTKSYTMTGVPTPILLNGDSGNYSRLITISRKGSVQVSYKPQAVIVSGEDFGELNAPAQHNTDPQFSYAPSNGPTNAFDWRQRIYPIAFENQGTPNTIFPLSPFYTTGDPDLYPVASKQSASGTYLGGEDFSSIDGWEMIQMDFGYDENGLQKEDLRGEPYMVLYNRFTGTLRVFLYIHNSSIANNLRVSLVDKKTQTISGRYHQPRLWSSYLQGKALDNPTLGSEAYSKSVRLYNTSESKFYYVDFIFNYDPCTCFFESNLQIKVDKVTQGSMEIVGKTLGGSIPAGADGYDEWMANSDSYLTGVMDTPYGEQSQSLGDISLKSLNEWEDTPWSNETDLTIPGRKVPDWEREALRLQYEGTAAMAAGDFLSAAGKATKAIAEAGDLGFINFGGPGKVAGEFMDAAGTAMKGGGRATTAAAVKVRLDNLADEPDQTTTLSFPPPQPSLVFAELAAKGTLTIETPVFDNVVITTPGSKNAEYAPIETGNNTKGAFPYYNEPLGVFNLVYTPRVAISVVKNQNDKFGAHFRLKEKPYITTNMDKIQGTEFGLFSANYVITTYNSEGYSVNSRRTKPYMISNGIDLDKQLPTSLDITRFIDQNTLAQNLNSLSGNTAVSLKRFISVTLEIDYMGLSGVGESGKQNGEIIRQSYDAITDFSYATVSALTPDLNQLAEDKAMADFAEYDGFNNDIWKENYLITKNTEGFDNKMLTFCEQTVPYINSSYRSVAQGKNGNETENKTSDTSEELTSELEEVGFVAYPNPSKRDFNINYYGLTEGKVDITISDLSGRVILSHTDVVIKKGEQKSAHINLQQLSGVYILNIQFEDGESYSTKLVKEN, from the coding sequence ATGAAAACAATATTCACAAAACTTATACTGAATTGGTTATGTATCATCTGCCTAGTGTGCAGTATCAATCAATTGTACGCACAAGAACATAAGGTTTCTAGCACGAACAGAAGTCTTGATTTTGGTTTTGCATCATTAAAAACTCCCGAGCTTAAAAGGAATCAAACCGTAAAAGCATTAATCACCATCTCACCAGATAGCAGAGACAACGAATTTTTGACCAGAACCTCAGAAGGATTGGCTATAGAAGAACGTTCTTTTGTATACTTTCTTAAAAAAAGTCAGTTATGGTGGCTAGTACAAGATTACAAACTTAATGCATTTGCATTAGTAAGTGTTGACGATGGTGCCGATTGGATGTATTTAGATTCTCAAGAAAATGGAACAAATTCGTTACGCATGATCACTAATGATCAAACAGAAAACGAATACATGGATGATAACTATTTCTTTGAATTCGTAATGCCATATGTAACGCAAGAAGACAAGCATTATTTGATCCAAAGTATCGCTACAACAGATCAATACTGGAAGTCTAATGATATAACTTTAGCTTCTCAGAATCTTGATCTAAATGACTCAGCACCTTATACATTTACCTTTAGAACATTTCGTTCGTTTGAAGATAAGTACATCTCAGTTCCGACATACGATTCTGCCTTTCATTCTATTGAAACGCTGGAAAGTGGGGCTGCCGGATCAGAATACACTAAAATTAGCGCTAACGAAGCAATAGCACCAATAGATGATAATACGGCCATTGTAGGATCTGGTAATATTACTATTCTAAAAAGAGGCGGATCCGAAGATATGTTTCAAGTTATTTTTGAAAATGATGCGATCGCAAAAATTGGTTTATTAGATTATAATGTAAGTAAATATACCAAGGAAGCATTACAAACTCCAGGGTCTAGAAAATTATTTTCAGGAATCGAAATGAATGAGGATGGTGAAATTTATTTGTTCAATAAAGGAATAGAAAAATATACTGAGTTTGTTGCAGATACTCCGATCGTTTTTGGATATGATAATGGTACTTTAGTTGCTCGACAAGATACCAAAAGTTATACTATGACAGGAGTACCTACTCCAATCTTACTAAATGGAGATAGTGGTAATTATTCGCGGTTAATCACAATATCCCGAAAAGGAAGCGTACAAGTATCCTATAAACCACAGGCAGTCATTGTTAGTGGAGAAGATTTCGGAGAACTCAATGCTCCTGCACAACATAATACAGATCCACAATTCTCATACGCTCCAAGTAATGGTCCTACAAATGCTTTTGATTGGCGCCAACGCATATACCCTATAGCTTTCGAAAATCAAGGTACTCCAAATACAATTTTCCCATTAAGTCCTTTTTATACCACAGGTGATCCTGATCTATATCCAGTAGCTTCTAAACAATCTGCTAGTGGCACCTATCTGGGAGGAGAAGATTTTAGTTCTATCGATGGATGGGAAATGATACAAATGGATTTTGGATATGATGAAAATGGATTGCAAAAAGAAGACCTGCGTGGGGAGCCTTATATGGTACTATACAATCGGTTTACTGGTACGCTTAGAGTATTCTTATATATTCACAATAGTTCTATTGCCAATAACCTGAGGGTTTCTTTGGTAGATAAAAAAACACAAACCATCAGTGGTCGATACCATCAACCAAGGTTGTGGTCTAGTTATCTACAAGGAAAAGCCTTAGATAATCCAACTTTGGGATCAGAGGCGTATAGTAAATCAGTTCGATTATATAATACTTCAGAAAGCAAATTCTATTATGTAGATTTCATCTTCAACTATGATCCTTGTACCTGTTTCTTCGAATCTAATTTACAGATCAAAGTAGATAAAGTAACTCAAGGATCCATGGAGATCGTAGGTAAAACATTAGGAGGTAGTATTCCTGCCGGAGCAGATGGTTATGATGAGTGGATGGCCAATTCAGACTCTTATCTTACAGGAGTAATGGACACTCCATACGGAGAACAATCTCAAAGCCTTGGAGATATTAGTCTTAAAAGTTTAAATGAATGGGAAGACACTCCTTGGAGTAATGAAACTGATCTTACGATACCTGGCAGAAAAGTACCTGATTGGGAACGAGAAGCCCTACGATTACAATATGAAGGAACCGCAGCTATGGCTGCAGGAGATTTTTTATCTGCTGCAGGGAAAGCAACAAAAGCAATTGCAGAAGCAGGTGACTTAGGGTTTATAAATTTTGGAGGTCCAGGAAAAGTTGCAGGAGAATTTATGGATGCAGCAGGAACGGCCATGAAAGGTGGTGGTAGAGCTACCACAGCTGCTGCGGTAAAAGTAAGACTGGATAACTTAGCTGATGAACCAGATCAGACTACTACGCTATCCTTTCCTCCACCTCAGCCTAGCTTAGTATTTGCAGAATTAGCAGCAAAAGGAACGTTGACTATAGAAACACCCGTTTTTGATAATGTGGTGATCACAACACCAGGATCTAAAAATGCAGAGTATGCTCCTATAGAAACTGGAAATAACACCAAAGGAGCCTTTCCTTATTATAATGAACCATTAGGAGTTTTTAATTTGGTATATACACCACGAGTAGCTATTAGTGTTGTGAAAAATCAAAATGATAAATTTGGAGCACATTTTCGTCTTAAAGAAAAGCCATACATTACCACAAATATGGATAAAATTCAAGGAACGGAATTTGGTCTCTTCTCCGCTAATTATGTGATCACTACTTATAATTCTGAAGGGTATTCTGTGAACTCCCGAAGAACAAAACCATATATGATCTCCAATGGTATTGATCTTGACAAACAATTGCCAACTTCTTTAGATATTACAAGATTTATTGATCAAAATACGCTTGCTCAAAACCTGAATAGTCTTTCAGGAAACACTGCTGTTTCATTAAAAAGGTTTATTTCAGTTACTTTAGAAATTGATTATATGGGATTATCTGGTGTTGGAGAAAGTGGTAAACAAAATGGAGAGATCATCAGACAATCGTATGATGCGATCACAGATTTTTCTTATGCTACAGTAAGTGCATTAACACCCGATCTAAATCAATTGGCTGAAGATAAGGCGATGGCAGACTTTGCTGAATACGATGGATTTAATAATGATATCTGGAAAGAGAATTATCTTATCACTAAAAACACAGAAGGTTTTGATAACAAAATGCTAACTTTTTGTGAGCAAACTGTACCATATATCAATAGTTCATACCGTTCTGTAGCGCAAGGTAAAAATGGAAATGAAACAGAAAACAAAACATCTGACACATCAGAAGAGCTAACATCAGAGTTAGAAGAAGTTGGTTTTGTAGCTTATCCAAATCCAAGCAAAAGAGATTTTAACATTAACTACTATGGATTAACCGAAGGAAAAGTTGACATAACCATTTCTGATCTTAGTGGTCGTGTTATCTTATCACATACAGATGTAGTTATCAAAAAAGGGGAGCAAAAAAGTGCTCATATTAACTTACAACAACTAAGCGGTGTTTACATCTTAAACATTCAGTTTGAAGATGGTGAATCATACAGCACTAAATTAGTAAAAGAAAATTAA
- a CDS encoding ThuA domain-containing protein, translated as MKIKSLLITLVLLSLYSLSAQDKVLVFTKTNGFTHPSIGAGVTMITNLGNTNGLWTTDQTENANDFNANNLAQYSAVIWCNTSGNNLLNASQREAFEDFITAGGGFLGIHAATDTYRDRSWSFYNELVGGIVQSGPNHTSNNFNADMTVVNSHPSVDFLGTTWNKSEEYYYWKNNGGQLFSGNINLLMVESTGSNNYDEERPMSWYKKYGGGRSFYTALGHNSSDYTNNANFIKHIEEGIKYVIGNTLSVGGPDQQIPFQITPNPVSDVFRFTTSDVVKTKSLRIYDINGQLVYENEIPSSVASTDINIENLSNGLYIGSITSGNQQSNFKLVKKN; from the coding sequence ATGAAAATAAAAAGCCTCTTAATAACCCTAGTTCTCTTATCACTCTATAGCTTATCTGCACAAGATAAAGTATTAGTCTTTACCAAAACTAATGGTTTTACGCATCCTTCCATCGGAGCGGGTGTTACGATGATAACCAATCTTGGAAATACCAATGGTCTTTGGACAACTGATCAAACGGAGAATGCTAATGATTTTAATGCAAATAATTTAGCACAATATAGCGCCGTAATTTGGTGTAATACTAGCGGGAATAATTTATTAAATGCTTCGCAACGTGAGGCTTTTGAAGATTTTATTACTGCAGGCGGTGGTTTTTTAGGTATCCACGCAGCTACAGATACATATAGAGATCGAAGCTGGTCATTTTACAATGAACTTGTAGGAGGAATTGTACAATCAGGCCCGAATCATACCAGTAATAATTTTAATGCAGATATGACAGTAGTAAATTCACATCCATCTGTTGATTTTCTAGGAACTACTTGGAATAAATCTGAAGAGTATTATTATTGGAAAAATAACGGAGGGCAGTTATTTAGTGGTAATATAAATCTATTGATGGTAGAATCTACAGGTTCTAATAATTATGATGAAGAAAGACCGATGTCCTGGTATAAAAAATATGGAGGTGGGCGATCATTTTATACAGCTTTAGGTCACAATTCTAGTGATTATACAAATAATGCAAATTTTATAAAACACATAGAAGAAGGAATAAAATATGTGATCGGTAATACATTAAGCGTGGGCGGACCAGATCAACAAATACCTTTTCAGATAACTCCGAACCCTGTAAGCGATGTTTTTAGATTTACCACTTCTGATGTTGTAAAAACAAAATCATTAAGGATTTATGATATTAATGGGCAATTAGTATATGAGAATGAAATTCCATCCTCAGTTGCTTCTACTGATATTAATATCGAAAATTTGTCGAATGGGTTATACATAGGGAGTATAACATCAGGGAATCAACAAAGTAATTTCAAATTGGTGAAAAAGAATTAA
- a CDS encoding pyridoxamine 5'-phosphate oxidase family protein: MTDIIFSSITVDLKTAVEAKTHPFRYFTLATSDFNSIPRLRTVVLRDVDDDLNMTVYTDERSKKIANIQANNRVSLLFYDQERLLQITIKAKAEIISDDKAIQQIWKQIPEQYRKDYSTELSPGIEIKSPNDIDYLEGKHFFSAIRIIPMRIEYLSLNRPNHIRVVFKKENNNWKGAYIVP; encoded by the coding sequence ATGACCGATATTATATTTTCTTCTATTACAGTAGATCTAAAAACTGCTGTCGAAGCTAAGACACACCCTTTTCGATATTTTACGCTAGCCACTTCCGATTTCAATAGTATACCTAGATTAAGAACTGTTGTTCTTAGGGATGTTGATGATGATTTGAATATGACAGTATACACAGATGAAAGGTCTAAAAAAATTGCAAATATTCAAGCAAATAACCGAGTAAGTCTTTTGTTCTATGATCAAGAACGATTATTACAAATTACAATAAAAGCAAAAGCAGAAATTATTTCAGACGATAAGGCTATACAACAAATTTGGAAACAGATTCCGGAACAGTATAGGAAAGACTATTCTACAGAATTATCTCCAGGTATAGAAATCAAAAGCCCTAATGATATCGATTACTTAGAAGGAAAACATTTTTTCTCTGCGATTAGGATTATTCCTATGAGGATAGAATATTTAAGTTTAAATAGGCCAAATCATATTCGGGTTGTATTTAAAAAAGAAAACAATAATTGGAAAGGAGCCTATATAGTCCCTTAA
- a CDS encoding alpha/beta fold hydrolase encodes MKYSFLHLLCFSILTITTSCKSGLDTRGSKDYISSISVASFKAIPLTPGNIISTIKVNDKESEWKYDLTVPKIKEGEKVPLFILLHGGVGGKNYIKFSNCLVAPALQDAGGFIFSPSGAWRTWTLDYLEKRILDFIDLAKEHWPIDPNKIILVGYSNGAMAGWKYAKDYESIFSGMILMGSNCKVKEKLNIPIYAIQGTEDKFFPIKKARKRIAEAKTLGCNITFVEAEGNTHLKACEYQEVLKTSISWMEKEVWKTK; translated from the coding sequence ATGAAATATTCATTTTTACACCTCTTATGTTTTAGTATTCTCACTATTACTACTTCATGTAAAAGCGGATTGGATACAAGAGGCTCTAAAGATTATATCAGTAGTATTAGTGTAGCATCTTTTAAAGCAATTCCGCTAACTCCTGGAAATATAATTAGTACTATCAAAGTCAATGATAAAGAATCTGAATGGAAATATGATCTTACTGTTCCAAAAATTAAAGAAGGTGAGAAAGTACCACTGTTTATTTTACTACACGGAGGCGTAGGTGGCAAGAATTACATTAAGTTTAGTAATTGCCTAGTTGCTCCTGCTTTACAAGATGCCGGGGGTTTCATTTTTAGTCCATCTGGAGCGTGGAGAACCTGGACATTAGATTATCTAGAGAAAAGAATTTTAGATTTTATTGATCTAGCTAAAGAACACTGGCCCATTGATCCAAATAAAATTATATTAGTAGGATATAGTAACGGTGCTATGGCAGGATGGAAATATGCTAAAGATTATGAAAGCATTTTTTCCGGAATGATACTTATGGGATCTAATTGTAAGGTAAAAGAAAAGTTGAACATCCCCATTTATGCTATCCAAGGAACAGAGGATAAGTTTTTTCCCATAAAAAAGGCAAGAAAACGTATTGCTGAAGCTAAAACGTTAGGATGTAATATCACTTTTGTAGAAGCTGAAGGAAACACCCATTTAAAAGCTTGTGAATATCAAGAAGTATTAAAAACAAGTATTTCCTGGATGGAAAAAGAAGTATGGAAAACTAAGTAA
- the guaA gene encoding glutamine-hydrolyzing GMP synthase encodes MQNNKVLILDFGSQVTQLIGRRVRELNIYSEIHPYNKPPQNMSDYSAVILSGSPLSVRGSDVAHPDLSEVQGKKPLLGICYGAQYLAHFGGGRVAESNTREYGRANLSYINNNDLFKNITEGSQVWMSHSDTIKELPTNAKLLASTQDVENAAFKIDGEETYAIQFHPEVYHSKDGTQLLENFLVGIAGLAQDWTPDSFVEETVKGLKEQLGNDKVVLGLSGGVDSTVAAVLLHKAIGSNLHCIFVNNGLLRKNEFSSVLDQYEGMGLNVKGVDASARFLDALAGESDPEGKRKIIGRVFIEVFDDEANQIEDAKWLAQGTIYPDVIESVSVSGGPSATIKSHHNVGGLPDFMKLKVVEPLKMLFKDEVRRVGKSMGLDPELLGRHPFPGPGLAIRILGDITPEKVSILQEVDAIFINGLKNNGLYDKVWQAGAMLLPVQSVGVMGDERTYEKCVALRAVESTDGMTADWVNLPYEFLQKTSNEIINKVKGVNRVVYDISSKPPATIEWE; translated from the coding sequence ATGCAAAATAACAAGGTACTTATTTTAGACTTCGGGTCACAAGTAACACAACTTATAGGACGCCGAGTAAGAGAACTCAATATTTATTCAGAAATACATCCGTATAATAAACCTCCACAAAACATGAGTGATTACAGTGCTGTAATTTTGTCGGGGAGTCCGCTTTCAGTACGAGGTAGTGATGTTGCACATCCTGACTTATCAGAGGTGCAGGGTAAAAAACCATTATTAGGTATTTGTTATGGAGCACAATATCTAGCACATTTTGGCGGTGGAAGAGTAGCGGAATCTAATACAAGAGAGTATGGTCGAGCAAACTTGTCATATATAAATAATAATGATTTGTTTAAAAACATTACTGAAGGTTCTCAGGTATGGATGAGTCATAGTGATACCATTAAAGAATTGCCAACTAACGCAAAACTTTTGGCAAGTACCCAAGATGTAGAAAATGCAGCCTTTAAAATTGATGGAGAAGAAACCTACGCAATTCAATTTCATCCAGAAGTTTATCATTCAAAAGATGGTACACAGCTTTTGGAAAATTTTTTAGTAGGCATAGCTGGCCTTGCTCAAGATTGGACTCCAGATTCTTTTGTAGAGGAAACAGTAAAGGGTTTAAAAGAGCAGTTAGGAAACGATAAAGTTGTTTTAGGGCTTTCTGGAGGAGTTGATTCTACTGTTGCCGCTGTTTTATTGCATAAGGCAATTGGAAGTAATCTTCATTGTATTTTTGTAAACAACGGATTACTTCGTAAAAATGAGTTCTCTTCTGTATTAGATCAATATGAAGGAATGGGACTTAATGTAAAAGGTGTAGATGCTTCGGCACGTTTTTTGGATGCTTTAGCCGGTGAAAGTGACCCAGAAGGAAAACGAAAGATAATCGGAAGAGTATTTATAGAAGTTTTTGATGATGAAGCTAACCAAATAGAAGATGCCAAGTGGTTGGCGCAAGGAACTATTTATCCGGATGTTATAGAATCAGTTTCTGTAAGCGGAGGTCCATCTGCTACAATTAAATCGCATCATAACGTAGGGGGATTACCTGATTTTATGAAACTGAAAGTAGTGGAACCTTTAAAAATGCTATTTAAAGACGAAGTAAGACGAGTAGGAAAGTCTATGGGACTTGATCCGGAGTTATTAGGAAGACACCCATTTCCTGGTCCTGGACTAGCAATTCGTATATTAGGAGATATTACTCCAGAAAAAGTTAGTATTTTGCAAGAAGTTGATGCTATATTTATCAATGGACTAAAAAATAACGGTCTATATGATAAAGTTTGGCAAGCAGGAGCTATGTTGTTACCTGTACAAAGTGTTGGGGTAATGGGAGACGAAAGAACCTATGAAAAATGTGTAGCATTAAGGGCTGTAGAAAGTACAGACGGAATGACTGCTGATTGGGTAAATCTTCCATATGAGTTTTTACAGAAAACCTCTAATGAAATAATAAATAAGGTAAAAGGCGTTAATAGAGTAGTGTATGATATCAGCTCAAAACCACCTGCGACCATAGAATGGGAGTAA
- a CDS encoding LysM peptidoglycan-binding domain-containing protein translates to MKKVLLFFFVLLLTNIGFAQQYKSHKVAQGENVYRIAKRYNTTPEAIYKINPTAKEGIKEGQILAIPVIDDQEYQIHVVVEDDTVYSLSKKYNTTPEAIYNLNPDAVNGINLGQILRVAKLEKNDETDKNTPIENVSDPILDSIKPLEEIRQIVRFKTHKVRRKETLYSISKKYDITVDDIKKHNKRLYSEQIRKRDKLRIPIYAEEAVVETETPKDSLSSRVSTTTKYIVKPKDTRYSISRRHGITVGELNQLNPELDPSFPIGMEIIVPTTIFVPLQEVITPEFELYEVQPKETIYSILKRTEISSDSLFNMNPYLRDGLKAGMVITLPKRGEVDSLAIDFPERKVVPLENMLYNFKTKKLAIMLPFGLDTLDLNARKETEEFLKSRKARGVRVALDFYKGIQMAVDSAKTKGLSVDLTVFDTQRNNNAGYIKKLIDQNNFDEMDVVIGPLYQTNVEAATAELKKYETPVLSPLSNKESKLYSNFFQTIPTDIMLQDKLINYVERDSTDKNIIIIVQQGKKKHDDIKNKLIAKFPDAKIARIEEGNYLYELHLNKVLNKNKPNWVFLESDDVAMISNVTPLLNAKAESHKITLFTTDKDDAFDDDNIKNEHLSNLHLHYPSIDKEFDNYDENSMTPFVARYKKEYGTIPSKYAVRGFDITYDILMRLGSADDLYHAATFEGTTEYVENKFNYAKKLLGGYYNKASYIIKFDDELKLTVIE, encoded by the coding sequence ATGAAAAAAGTATTGTTGTTCTTTTTTGTACTTCTTCTAACCAATATTGGTTTTGCTCAGCAGTATAAAAGTCATAAAGTTGCTCAAGGAGAAAATGTATATAGAATTGCAAAACGATATAATACAACTCCAGAGGCAATTTATAAAATAAACCCGACAGCAAAAGAAGGAATTAAAGAAGGGCAAATTCTGGCTATCCCGGTGATTGATGATCAAGAATATCAAATTCATGTCGTTGTAGAAGATGATACGGTATATAGTTTATCCAAGAAGTATAACACAACTCCAGAGGCGATTTACAATTTAAATCCAGATGCGGTCAACGGTATTAATCTTGGGCAAATTTTACGAGTAGCTAAACTTGAAAAAAACGATGAAACTGATAAGAATACTCCTATAGAAAATGTAAGTGATCCAATCCTAGATAGTATCAAGCCGTTAGAAGAAATAAGACAAATTGTTCGATTTAAAACGCATAAGGTAAGAAGAAAAGAAACTTTGTATAGTATTTCAAAGAAGTATGATATTACTGTAGATGATATTAAAAAGCATAATAAAAGATTGTATTCTGAACAAATTCGTAAACGCGATAAGCTCCGAATTCCAATATATGCGGAAGAGGCCGTTGTAGAAACAGAAACTCCTAAAGATTCTTTAAGTAGCAGAGTTTCTACTACCACAAAATATATCGTAAAACCAAAGGATACAAGATATAGTATCTCTAGAAGACATGGTATTACTGTTGGAGAATTAAATCAACTCAACCCGGAATTGGATCCTAGTTTCCCTATTGGCATGGAAATTATTGTTCCGACTACTATTTTCGTTCCATTACAAGAAGTTATAACACCTGAGTTCGAATTGTATGAAGTTCAACCAAAAGAAACTATATACAGTATTCTCAAGCGAACTGAAATTTCATCAGATTCTTTGTTTAATATGAATCCTTATTTAAGAGATGGTCTTAAGGCAGGTATGGTAATAACGCTCCCTAAAAGAGGTGAAGTTGATTCATTGGCTATTGATTTTCCTGAAAGAAAAGTAGTGCCCCTTGAGAATATGCTATATAATTTTAAGACAAAGAAGTTAGCAATAATGTTACCTTTTGGACTGGATACATTAGATCTTAATGCCAGAAAAGAAACAGAAGAGTTCTTAAAAAGTAGAAAAGCCAGAGGAGTTAGAGTTGCTCTTGATTTTTATAAAGGAATTCAGATGGCTGTTGATTCAGCGAAGACAAAAGGACTTAGTGTTGATCTTACCGTTTTTGATACTCAAAGAAATAATAACGCGGGGTATATAAAGAAGCTAATTGATCAAAATAATTTTGATGAAATGGATGTTGTGATTGGGCCTTTGTATCAGACAAATGTAGAAGCAGCAACTGCAGAATTAAAAAAGTACGAAACACCAGTGCTTTCTCCATTATCTAATAAAGAATCTAAACTCTATAGTAATTTTTTTCAGACAATTCCGACGGACATAATGCTTCAGGATAAATTGATTAATTATGTAGAAAGGGATTCTACTGATAAGAATATTATTATAATTGTGCAGCAAGGAAAGAAGAAACACGATGATATAAAGAATAAGTTGATTGCCAAATTTCCAGATGCTAAAATAGCAAGAATAGAAGAAGGTAATTATTTATACGAATTACATCTGAATAAAGTTCTAAATAAGAATAAGCCAAATTGGGTTTTTCTGGAGTCGGATGATGTAGCAATGATTAGTAATGTAACTCCATTACTTAATGCTAAAGCAGAGAGTCATAAGATTACATTGTTTACTACGGATAAGGATGATGCATTTGATGACGATAATATAAAAAATGAACATTTATCTAATTTACATTTACATTATCCATCAATAGATAAAGAGTTTGATAATTACGATGAGAATAGTATGACTCCCTTTGTGGCAAGATATAAAAAGGAATATGGAACTATTCCGAGTAAATATGCAGTAAGAGGTTTTGATATTACGTATGATATTTTGATGCGATTAGGTTCTGCAGATGATTTGTACCATGCTGCAACTTTTGAAGGGACAACGGAGTATGTAGAAAATAAATTTAATTATGCAAAAAAGCTCTTGGGAGGCTATTATAACAAAGCATCCTATATTATTAAATTTGATGACGAATTGAAGCTCACCGTTATAGAATAA
- a CDS encoding DUF922 domain-containing protein: MGKFFTILLVLVFANHGYVERFSYAEKSKLDWSDFRGEPKTDSDFDASVNTGITYQWSISKDYGKTELKYEVDSFCYPSLSWVKKGQSTKYLLSHEQLHFDISELHARIMRKKLKEYKPGKNVRKDLNKMYKRVERMRINMQEQYDIETEHSKNKTSQKIWEKKVKNLMWYYRAYTK; the protein is encoded by the coding sequence ATGGGTAAATTTTTTACTATTCTCTTAGTTTTAGTTTTTGCTAATCATGGATATGTAGAGCGTTTTTCTTATGCAGAAAAGAGTAAGTTAGATTGGTCAGATTTTAGAGGAGAACCTAAAACAGACAGTGATTTTGATGCTAGTGTCAATACAGGTATAACTTATCAATGGTCTATAAGCAAGGATTACGGGAAAACTGAATTAAAATACGAAGTGGACAGCTTTTGTTACCCCTCATTATCATGGGTGAAAAAAGGTCAGTCCACTAAATACCTGCTGTCACATGAACAACTCCATTTTGATATTTCCGAATTGCACGCGAGAATAATGCGTAAGAAATTGAAAGAGTACAAACCAGGTAAGAATGTTCGTAAGGATCTAAATAAGATGTATAAAAGAGTCGAACGGATGCGTATTAATATGCAAGAACAATACGACATAGAAACGGAACATTCCAAGAATAAAACTAGTCAGAAAATATGGGAGAAGAAGGTGAAGAATTTAATGTGGTACTATAGAGCATATACCAAATAG
- a CDS encoding DUF3820 family protein: protein MDQQSQKDFLVKLANTKMPFGKYKDRYLIDLPEHYIVWYHNKGFPKGTLGRQMQTVYELKLNGLEYLIRNIRKL from the coding sequence ATGGATCAACAATCCCAAAAGGATTTTTTAGTCAAACTCGCCAATACCAAAATGCCTTTTGGTAAATACAAAGACAGATATCTTATCGACTTACCAGAGCATTATATTGTTTGGTATCATAACAAAGGATTTCCCAAAGGAACTCTTGGTCGGCAAATGCAAACTGTTTACGAACTAAAGTTAAATGGTCTTGAGTATCTGATAAGAAATATTAGAAAGTTATAA